The proteins below are encoded in one region of Drosophila santomea strain STO CAGO 1482 chromosome 3R, Prin_Dsan_1.1, whole genome shotgun sequence:
- the LOC120453898 gene encoding leucine-rich repeat-containing protein 40 isoform X6, protein MCGPYPRRRRYYQIRVFQMASSADELESEDPDDELELDDPEPPTRSEDLPERLYDINEADADSKAVNLEQLTIKEEDAWWNQVPLNNLDLSSNTLTHLSPKIENLQSLTVLTLHDNALLELPPEIGKLEKLMRLNVSHNKLSQLPREIYSLPELRHLNISYNEFNELNPDISDLHMLEFLDGGHNNIQSLPGGIGFLVRLTALLLPYNHIKELPPDLVNMRSLQKIDLMQNDLTCLPEDMGLLRKLECLYLQHNDILELPEFEGNETLSELHASNNFIKTIPKAMCSNLPHLKILDLRDNKITELPDELCLLRNLNRLDVSNNTISVLPVTLSSLAHLISLQVEGNPIKTIRRDILQCGTSRILKTLHERALAKAKEEGGVADEAFTSAGISVTRLRAGQSDDGDMPGNFPDSFHLQQQQNGFQCHGPYPCQQQMQQQFCVYEPLRNCQEYDRQTEGHIYEPENYQQQHQNGSLKSLFMQQQKQRMNYPYPRSFMYQQQQQQQFTYEQGPYYRSAVHPRWV, encoded by the exons ATGTGCGGTCCCTATCCGCGGAGGCGTCGCTACTACCAGATTCGCGTATTTCAGATGGCCTCCTCGGCGGACGAGCTGGAAAGCGAGGATCCGGACGATGAGCTGGAACTGGATGATCCGGAACCTCCGACCCGCTCTGAAGACT TGCCCGAACGGCTCTACGACATTAACGAGGCAGATGCAGACAGCAAGGCCGTGAATCTAGAGCAGCTTACGATTAAGGAGGAGGATGCCTGGTGGAACCAAGTGCCATTGAACAACCTGGACCTGAGCTCAAACACCTTAACGCACTTGTCGCCAAAGATCGAGAACTTGCAGTCACTAACCGTGCTTACG CTGCATGATAATGCTTTGCTGGAGTTGCCACCGGAGATCggaaagctggaaaagctAATGCGCCTTAATGTGAGCCACAACAAACTCAGCCAGCTGCCCCGTGAGATATACAGTCTGCCGGAGCTGCGACACCTCAACATCTCGTACAACGAGTTTAACGAACTTAATCCGGACATCAGTGACCTTCACATGCTTGAGTTTTTG GACGGTGGGCATAACAATATTCAATCCCTGCCCGGCGGCATTGGTTTCCTGGTGCGTCTAACTGCGCTCTTGTTGCCCTATAATCACATCAAGGAACTGCCGCCCGATCTTGTTAATATGCGCT CCTTGCAAAAGATTGATCTGATGCAAAACGACCTGACTTGCTTGCCGGAAGATATGGGCCTATTGAGAAAGCTGGAATGCCTTTATCTGCAGCATAACGACATACTGGAACTGCCCGAGTTCGAGGGAAACGAGACCTTGAGCGAGCTGCACGCCAGCAATAATTTCATTAAG ACCATACCAAAAGCTATGTGCAGTAACTTGCCCCACCTGAAGATACTCGATCTGCGGGACAATAAGATCACGGAGCTGCCCGACGAGCTGTGCCTGCTGCGCAATCTAAACCGCCTGGATGTGTCCAACAACACGATCAGCGTGCTGCCAGTCACATTGTCCTCCTTGGCCCACCTGATTAGCCTGCAGGTTGAGGGAAATCCCATCAAAACAATCAGACGCGACATCCTGCAGTGTGGAACATCGCGAATCTTAAAGACTCTGCACGAGAGAGCTTTGGCCAAGGCCAAGGAGGAGGGTGGTGTCGCCGATGAGGCCTTCACGTCAGCGGGCATCAGTGTTACCCGTTTGCGTGCTGGCCAATCGGACGATGGTGATATGCCCGGAAACTTTCCGGATAG CTTTCACctccagcaacagcagaacGGATTCCAATGTCATGGTCCATATCCATgccagcagcaaatgcagcagcaatTTTGTGTGTATGAGCCGCTCAGAAACTGTCAGGAATATGATCGCCAGACCGAGGGGCACATATATGAGCCGGAAaactaccagcagcagcatcagaaTGGCAGCTTGAAATCACTTTTTATgcaacagcagaagcagcgAATGAATTATCCCTATCCACGTTCCTTTATgtaccaacagcagcagcaacaacagttCACCTATGAGCAGGGCCCATACTATCGCTCAGCTGTCCATCCACGTTGGGTGTAG